The Arthrobacter zhaoxinii sequence GAACCTCTTCTTCGCTGGGATATGGAAACGTTTCTTCTCCGAAAGCAGCCCCTCCGCCGGCGGACCACGGATACAACTTGCCGTCCCTGGCCCGCCCGCGGAGAAGCAGCACGGATTGTCCCGACCCTAGGGCCATCTTGGAGTGCTGTCGAGAGCCCCCACGGAGGAGCCCTCCCGGAGGAGCCCCGGCGCCGGGGCTCCGACACGCCGCCGGAGACCTCGCTGGCCGAGCAGGCTAAACGCGGCTAGGGTGCAGCTACCGACAGGGCAGCCGGGACCTGGCTTGCCTCCGGCACGGAAAAACTGGAGGGCACGATGAGGAAAACCGGTGTAGCTGCGGTCCTGGCGGCGGCCTTATTCGGCGTTACGGGATGCAGCGGCGGTTCGCCGTCGTCCGAAACCGAGACTGAAGCCAGCGGGGACCTGGTGCCGATAGAAGTGGGGGTCATTCCCATCGTGGATGTGGCTCCGATCTATCTAGGGGTGGAGCAGGGCTTCTTCGAGGACGAAGGCCTGGAACTGACCCTGACGCCTGCACAGGGCGGGGCGGCAATTGTCCCGGCAGTCACCTCGGGGCAGATGGCGTTCGGCTTCTCCAATGTGACCTCCATGATCGTGGGCAAGTCCAAGGGTCTGCCCATCCGGATGGTGGCTCCGGGCGCCAGCACCACCGGCGATGTCGATGCGGACTTCGCGTCGGTGATGACGCTTCCGGGCAGCGGGATCGAGGAAACCGCGGATCTGGCAGGCAAGAGGGTGGGCGTGAATACGCTCAACAACATTTCAGACTCCACCATTTCCGAAGCAGTGAAGCAGGCCGGCGGCGACTACGAGAGCATCGAGTTTGTCGAAATGCAGTTTCCCGACATGCCGGCCCAGCTCGACGCCGGCAACGTGGACGCCATTGCCGCAGTGGAACCCTTTGTGACGATCACCGAGGCACAGGGCGCCGTTCCGGTGTTCTCCAACTACGCGGAGCCCATCAAGGACCTCACCGTGGCTGTTTATTTCACGTCGGACCAGTACGCGCAGGAGAACCCGGAGACACTGGACAAGTTTGTCCGTGCGATGACGGCATCGCTGGAATATGCCGATGCGAATCCTGACGAGGTTCGCGCCGTGCTGCCGACCTACACCTCGCTGGAACCCGACGTCATCGAGCAGCTGACCCTGCCGAGGTACTACGGCGAGATCAACCAGGATTCCCTGGAGGAGGTTATGCGCATCTCGCTCGACCGCGGCCTGATCGAGGAAGAACCTGATCTGGAAGCGCTCCTGCCCCGGTCCGGTTAGGTTCAGCTGCGGTATCCGTGCACCCATTCCGCCGTGGTTTTGATTCCGCCGAACGTGTAGAAATGCAGCCGGACATCGCCGTGGAGCGCCGGTGAAAGAGCCTGGCCCAGGTCCTGGATGAACCGGTCCGGGCCGGCCGTGCCGAGCAGATTGGTCAGGGAAAACCCGTACTTGTGGGCGATTCCTGCCGAGGAGGCAACACCGAACCGGCGGGCATAACCCAGGAGGCGCTTCACGCCGGCGGGCCCGGGGACGCCGATCCGGACGGGTGCATTCACACCGCGGCTGCGAAGTTCCTCAAGCCAGGTGAGGACGGGAGCGACGTCGAAACCGAACTGCGTGGTGATCGAAGCCTCCAGTCCGCCCTGGTCCAGCGCGGAGATTTTGTCTTGCAGAGCCTTCCAGAGGGTGTCGGTATCAATGTCCGGATGTCCTTCGGGATAGCCGCTGATGCTAACGGCGCGGACCCCGTGCCCTGGGAGCATCTCGCTGCGGATCACGGACAGCGCGTCAGGAAAGGGGCCCAGCGGGGAGACCGGGTCTCCGCCGACCACAAAGAGTTCACGCGTGGCGTCGGCTTCCTCGAGCGCCGCCAGGAACTTGCCGAGGTCTTCCCGGGACTCCAGCCGCCGCGCGGAAATATGCGGAACGGGAACGAACCCGCCGGCCCGGACCGTCGCCGCAGCGGCGACGCGCATCGGCAGGTCTTCATTCCCCAGGAAGGTCACGTTGATCCGCGTCCCCGCGGGGAGGGAAGGCTGCGCTTCCTGGAGTGCGCCGATGTCCTTGCCGGTCATCTCGAGCGAGAAGTCGGTGAGGAGCCGAGCGGGGGCGGACGGCGTTTCCGTGGGGTCTTCAGTCATGCGCGTTACCCTAGCGACCGCTGAAACCGGTGTCCATGGTTCCGCTCCCGGGCTTACGGCAGCATCCACTCGAGGACGGGAGTGGACTGCAGATAAACCAGGATGCACAGGGCCAGGAGCAGCAGCACGCTCCAGCCGATCACTTTGCGCAGCAGCACCGATTCCTGCCCGCTCATATTCACGGCGGCCGCACCGATGGCCAGATTCTGCGGGCTGATCAGCTTGCCCATCACGCCGCCTCCGGTGTTGGCGGCAACCATGAGCTGGGGATCCAGGCCGGCTTCAATTCCGGCTGTCTGCTGCAGCTTGGCGAACAGGGCGTTGGCGGAGGTATCGGAACCGGTGACGGCCGTACCGATCCAGCCGAGCACGGGGGAGAGGAAGGCAAAGAAGCCGCCGGTGGCAGCCAGCCAGGTACCGATGGACACGGTCTGCCCGGAAAAGTTCATCACGTACGCCAGTGCCAGCACCCCAAGGATGGTCAGCGCCGCGGAACGCATCCGCACCGTCGTCGTCCAGATTTCCCGCACCGCCGCTCCCATGGTCAGCGGATACCGGCCGTTTTCATTGAAGCGCGAGTAGACCAGGGCGACTATCAGGCCCGTGACCAGCAGTAGCGTACCTGGGCTGATCAGCCATTCGAAGGAATAGATCGTGGAGGACTGGGTCTGGCCGTTGCTGTCCAGCAGGGCCTCATGCAGCACCGGCCACGGGATTTCGATGTTGGTCTTCGCGAGTGCCTCGGGCACGTCGATGCCCAGCGTCCACAGGTTCACAAAGCCGAAAATGACAATGACTGCCACATACGGGAACAGCGCCATCCACGCCCGGGACGGGGTCAGCCGATCCTCAGCGGTGTCATCCGCCGAGGTCAGGACGTCCGACGCCGCGCCGGTACCCGAGGGCGTCCATCCACCGGCCCGTGCCTCTGCCAGTTCTGCTTTCATCCGCTGGCCGGCCTCGCCTCCGTTGCGCGGATGCCAGAAGCGCAGGAACCCTACGGCGGCCAGCAAGGCCACGAGGGAGGCCACGATATCGGTGAGTTCGTAGGAGAAATAGTTTGAGCAAAGGAACTGGAAGATGGAGAAGACGACGCCGGTGAACAGGGCTATGGGCCAGCAGTCCCGCAGGCCGCGGCGTCCGTCCAGGATGAACAGCAGGATCAGCGGCACAAACAGGGCCAGCACCGGTGTCTGCCGGCCCACCACGGCACCGATCTCGTCGCCGGTGTAGTTGGTCAGGTTGGCGGCGGTGGTGATGGGGATGGCCAAAGCGCCAAAGGCTACCGGGGCGGTGTTGGCCACCAGCACCGCCGTGGCTGCCCGGATCGGAGCGATGCCCAGGGCCAGCAGCATGGTCACGGTAATGGCCACCGGGGCGCCGAACCCGGCGAGGGCTTCCAGGAGCCCGCCGAAGCAGAAGGCCACCAGGATGGCCTGCACTCTCAGGTCTCCGCCGCCGATCGCGTCGAAGACCCTTCGCAGGTCCTCAAACCGGCCACTGAGCACTGTCACCTGATACAGCCACACGGCCATCACGATGATCCAGACCACGGGGAACAGCCCGAAGGCCGCGCCCTGCGTGGCGGAGAGCAGTGCCAGACCAAGAGGCATGCCGAAACCGAAGACCCCGACGGCGAGCGCCACCAGCAGTGCCCACGCTCCGGCTACATACGCCCGCGTTTTGGCGAAGGCCAGCAGGAAGAAAAACGTCAGCAGCGGAAGCAGCGCCACCAGAGCGGACAGGGCAACGCTGTTGAGGACGGGATCGGTGCTTGGGGTGAAGCTGTCCATAAAGACCTCCACGCCGAGCCGGGGGACGGCTTCAACGGATGGGGCCTCCCGGGCCAAGCCGGCACACCGGCTCAACCGGGGAAGCGCTGGGACAAGCGTTCATTAAAGCGTACGGCGGTGTATCCGGCTGGTAACCCCCGGCAGGCATCTGCGGGCCTCACTCCGGGCAGGAAACTACGCCGAGACTCCTGCGCCACTGCGCTCGCGGTGGTGGCGGACGTAACCGGTCACGGCCACCGCAATCGAGATAACGGCCGAGATGGTCAATCCCAGCCAGAGCCCGACCTGCAGGGCAGCAGCGCCGGCTACCGCTCCAAGCAGAATCAGGGCAATCGCGAGGGCACGGCGGACCCAGTGCTTGCTGTCCCCGCCGGCCAGGCGCGAATCCGAGGCGAGCCCCGTGATGGTTGAGGTCACCACCACTGTGGTGATCTCAGCGACCTTCATCCGCTTGGCGGTCGCGGCCTGGATGCCCATCGAGATGGCGAGAGCCGACGTCGTGATGCTGCCCAACAGGGAACTGCCCTGTACATCCACCACCGCCGTGAGGACAGCCAATGTGGTGATGACACCGGCGACCACCATCAGCGACACAGTGGTCCGCCCGGACCAGCCCTCCGGCCCCCTGCGCAGCATCCGTCCGGCCAGGGCCGCACCCAGCATGAAGAAGATCAGCGCCAGGACAGGGCGCAGGATCGGCAGGTCGGCACCGCCTTCGGCAAAGGCCATGCCCAGCAGCACCACGTTGCCCGTCATATTTCCGGTGAAGACCCGGTCAAGGCCCAAGTAGCCGACGGCGTCGATCACCCCGGTGGAGAAGGTCAGGGCCAGCATCAGCCAAAGATGCACCCGTTCGGTAGGTACGGCGTTGAGTCGTTTCACTGGCGGAATGTCTCCTTAGGCAGCCGTCCGTATACGAACGCGTGGCGGAATGTCCGATTGTATTCAAAATTGCGGCAGATGATGCAAGGATTCCCCTAACTACGTTGTCTCCCGAAAGCTGACCCATGACCTACACCGCCCCGGCTTCCTTCACTACCCGGCCCACCCTGCAGGGCACGTTCGGCATGAGCGCGTCGACGCATTGGCTTGCCACGGCTTCGGCGCAGGCCGTGCTCGAGCGTGGTGGAAATGCCTTCGATGCCGCGGTGGCGGGTGCCTTTGTGCTGCATGTCGTGGAACCGCACCTCAATGGTCCGGGCGGGGACATGACCGGCATTTTCGCGACGGCGGAGAACCCGAAAGAACCGGTGGTGCTGATGGGCCAGGGGCCGGCTCCCGCCGCAGCCACCCGGGAGCATTACCTCGCTGAAGGACTGGAACTGGTGCCCGGTGCCGGTGCCCTCGCCGCAGCAGTTCCCGCCGCCGTCGATGCGTGGTTGCTGCTGCTGCGGGACCACGGCACCTGGGAACTGGCCGACGTCCTGGCCTTCGCGGTGGATTATGCCCGCAGCGGCCACCCCGTCCTGGGCCGTGTCGGCGCCACCATCGAGTCCGTGGCGGAGCTGTTCACCGAGCACTGGCCCACCTCGGCCGCACAGTGGATGCCCGAAGACCGGGTTCCGCGGGAGGGCGAAATTATCCGCAACGAGGCCTACGCCAAGGTGCTGGACCGCCTGATCGGGGCCGGCGCCGGCGCGGGCAGCCGGGCCGAACGGATCGATGCCGCCCGGCACGAATGGCGCGGGGGTTTTGTGGCACGTGCCGCCGCCGAGTTCGCGGCCGCACCGCACCGCCATTCCTCGGGCACCGACCATGCCGGCGTTATAACCGCCGCAGACTTCGCGGCGTTTGAAGCGGGATTTGAACCTGCCGTCACGTTCGACTTCCGCGGCTACACCATTGCCAAAACCGGGGCCTGGGGGCAGGGGCCGGCGCTGCTGCAGACCCTGGCCATCCTCGCCGGTTTCGACGACGAACGGCTGGATCCTTCCACCGTGCTGGGCGCCCACACCATTCTCGAGGCCCAGAAGCTGGCGATCGCGGACCGCGAGGCGTACTACGGTGACGCGGAAGTTCCACTCGACTACCTGCTCAGCGAGGACTATGCCGCGGAACGCCGCGCGCTCATCACGGACCGGGCTTCCTCCGCTTTTCGCCCCGGCACGGTGCCCGGCCACACGCCCTTTGTGCCGCCGCTGCGCACCGAGTACCTGCCGCCCGCCCTGGCCGGAGCGGGCGGCGCTGGCTTTGCCGGCGTCGGCGAACCGACGGTGATGCCCACCGGCGAGACCCGCGGGGACACCTGCCACATCGACGTCGTGGACCGGTGGGGCAACATGGTTTCCGCCACCCCGTCGGGAGGCTGGCTGCAGTCCTCCCCGACCATCCCGGAACTCGGTTTCTGCCTGGGCTCGCGGCTGCAGATGACCTGGCTGGAAGAGGGCGCCCCGTCCACCCTGGCTCCGGGGAAACGGCCCCGCACCACCCTGACCCCTACGTTGGTCCTGAAGGACGGCAAACCGGTGGTGGCCCTGGGCTCGCCCGGCGGGGACCAGCAGGACCAGTGGCAGCTGCTGTATCTGCTGCGCACCATCGTCGGCGGGTACACCCCGCAGCAGGCCATAGATGCCCCCGCCCTGCACACCACATCCATTCCCGGTTCGTTCTGGCCGCGGACATGGACGCCCTGCGGGGCAGTGGTGGAGGACCGGCTGGGGGAGGACGTGATTGCCGGGCTGGAAGCCCGCGGCCATGCGGTGACCCGTGCGGGGGACTGGGCGCTGGGCCGGCTGTCTGCGGTGGTACGCGAACCGGACTCGGGCCTGCTGCAGGCAGCCGCGAATCCGCGGGGAGCGCAGGGGTATGCCGCCGGGCGCTGACGGCTCCCCGCGCATCCAGGACACGATCCGGCAGGACATCATCTTCGGCCGGCTGAGCCCCGGAATGCGCATCACGGAGGCGTCGCTGGCGGAAAGGTACGGCATCTCCCGGGTGCCGGTGCGCGAGGCGCTGCGGGCGCTGGAGGCGGAGGGGTTCGTGGACTCGCGGCCCTACGCAGGATCCACGGTTTCGGAGATACCCGTGGACGAAGCCGATGACCTGTTTGCCGTGCGTGCAGTGGTGGAAGCCGCCACTGCGCGCCGGGCGGCAGGGCATGCCGCCCGCCAGCTAGGCACCGGCGTTCCGGACGGAACGTGGTGGGAGGCACGGAGGACTATTGCCGGGATTCTCGACGCCGGGGACGCCGCAGTGGCCGCCGGGGACCTGCACCTGCTGCCGGATTTGAATGTGCGCTTCCACCTCGGTGTTGCGGCGCTGGCCGGGAGCCCGTCACTGACCGCCCTGCTGCGCCAGCTCGCGGGCAAGATCGAATGGCTGTACGCGGCCGACGTCGAGTCCCGCGGCAAGGACTCGTGGAGCGAGCACCGCAGGATCATGGCCGCGGTCGACGCCGGGGAGACGGCCCGTGCAGCGGAGCTGATGGAGGCCCACGTCCGGCAGTCCCGCTCGGGCTACCTGAGCCGGTTCGGTTCGTCACGGGACTAACCGGGACTAGCCGGGACGAACCCGGACTGACCGTTCCGTTCGCGAGGGCACCGAGCCTATAGTGCAGGAGGGGTTCCTTCCTACTGTGAGCGAGGCTTCACCATGGCCAATATCACCACCCGGCCCGTCACCAAACTCGGAATCGTGGGAGCCGGAAGCGTCGGCACCTCGCTGGCTTACGCCGCCATCATCCGGGATACGGCCCGCCGCATCGCGATTTACGACATCGACGCCGTCCGGGCCGAAGCCGAAGGGCTGGACCTGGCTCACGGCACCCAGTTCACCGGCGCCAATACGGTCACCGGCAGCGGCAATGTCGAGGACCTGGCCGGCTCCGACGTCATCGTGATCACCGCGGGTGCCCGGCAGCAGCCGGGCCAGAGCAGGCTGGACCTGGCCGGCACCAACGTGCGCATCCTGGAGAAGCTGATGCCGCAGCTGATTGCCCAGGCGCCGGACGCGGTCTACATCCTGGTGACCAACCCTGCGGATGTGCTGGCCGTCGCTGCGCAGAAGATCGGCGGCCTGCCGCGCAACCGGATCTTCTCTTCCGGCACGGTGCTGGACACATCCCGCCTGCGGCTGCTGCTGGCCCGCGAAGCGCACGTGCTGATGACCAGCGTGCACGCGACCATCATCGGGGAACACGGCGACTCCGAGTTTCCGGTGTGGTCCAATGCGAGCATCGGCCCGGTCCCCATCCGGGAGTGGGAAATCAGTGGCCGGCAGGTATTCACCGACGAGTTCCTCGCCGCTGCCACGAACGACGTCGTCAATGCGGCCTATCAGGTGATCGAGGGCAAAGGTGCCACGAACTACGCGATCGGACTGGCCGGAGTGCGGATAGTCGAGGCAGTGCTGAATGCCGAAAACGCGGTCCTGCCGGTGGCGGCAACACTCGAGGGGGAGTACGGGATCAGCGGCGTCGCGTTGTCCCTTCCCTCCGTCGTGGGCCATAACGGCGTCTACAAGATGCTGGAGATGCCCCTGGACGACGAGGAGGCAGGGAAGCTGACAGCGTCCGCCGAAACCCTGCGCAGCACGCTGGACTCCCTGGGGATCTAGAGGCACATAAATACAGGTATATACGGCGATACCCTCCCGGGGTCCGGGAGGGTATCGGTTCTACACGGGCCGGGCCGGGCCCTAGCCGACTGCGGCAGGCTCCGGCGCCTGCGCCGGTTCCTTCGCCAACCGGGCGGCGTCGCTGAATTCGGCGTCAACCTCCGCGGAGGGCTTGTGGGTGAACAGGCTCACCACCACGGTCAGGACCACATTGATGATGAAACCGGGAACAATCTCGTACAGGGTTCCCGAAAGCGCATCCACGCTGCCCCAGATGTAGGCGGTGAGGGCGCCGGCAATCATGCCCGTCAGTGCCCCGGCGGTGCTCAGGCGGCGCCAGAACAGGGCCAGGAGGATGGTCGGTCCGAACGAAGCGCCGAATCCGGCCCAGGCGAAGCCCACCAGGTCAAGGATGGTGTCATTGCGGCCCAGCGCAATCAGGATGGAAATCACCGAGACCACCAGGACGCCGAGCCGGCCGAGCATCACCAGGGACCGCGGGGAAGCCTCGCGGCGAAGCGCAATCCGGTACAGGTCTTCCACCAGTGCTGACGACGTAACGATCAGCTGGGAGGAAATGGTGCTCATGATCGCGGCCAGCACGGCGGCCAGGACAAAACCGGCCACCAGCGGGTGGAAGAAGATCTGCGCCAGGCTCAGGAAGACCGCCTCGGGCTCATCGAGGGTCAGGTTGTTCTGCTGGAAGTACGCCACACCCACCAGTGCGGTGAGGATGGCACCGACCACGCTGAACAGCATCCAGCCGACGCCGATCCGGCGGCCGGCTTTCGCATCGGCGGGGGAGCGCAGCGCCATGAAGCGGACAATGATGTGCGGCTGGCCGAAGTAGCCCAGCCCCCAGGCGAGTGCGGAAATGATGCCGAGGGCAGTGCCGCCGGCAACCGGGTCCAGCAGCTCCGGGTTCACCTCGCGGAGGGAATCGGTCATACCGCCGAAGCCGCCCACCTTGACCAGGCCAACCACGGGAACCAGCACCAGGGCTGCCACCATCATCAGGCCCTGCACCACGTCGGTGTAGCTGGCCGCGAGGAATCCGCCGAAGAGCGTGTAGGCAATCGTCACGACGGCGACAATCAGCATGCCGGTCACATAGGAGGAGCCGAAGGAGCTTTCGAAGAAGACACCGCCGGCAACCATGCCGGAGGAGACGTAGAACGTGAAGAAGACCAGAATGATCAGGCCTGAGACCACCCGCAGCAGCCGCGAACGGTCCCGAAGCCGGTTCTCCAGGAAGCTGGGCACCGTGATGGAGTTGTTCGCGACCATGGTGTAGGCGCGGAGGCGGGGTGCCACGAACTTCCAGTTCAGCCAGGCCCCGACGGTCAGGCCTACGGCAATCCAGCCTTCCACCAGTCCCGAGACGTAGATGGCGCCAGGCAGGCCCATCAACAGCCACCCGGACATGTCCGACGCCCCGGCGCTCAGGGCGGCGACGCCGGGTTTCAGGTCCCGTCCCGCCAGCATGTAGTCATCCAGGCTGTTGGTTTTGCGGTAGGCCCACCAGCCGATCGCCAGCATGGCCAGCATATAGATCGTCATGGCGATCACTTTGTACGTCTGATCTGTCATTGCTTAGTTGCCGTTCACTAGGTGCGTGTGAGTTGTACGGCGTCCAAGTATGTCAGGAATCACATCGATGTAAGTTCGCGCAGCCGTCGGGCGTTCCGGACCGCATGCCCCTCGAGGTCGTTGTTGAAGTAGGCGTACACGTCTTTGCCCGCGGAGTTCCACTCGCGGATCCGGGCCGCCCACCACTGCAGGTCTTCCTCCGTGTAGGAATCGACGTAGAGCTGCTCCGGGTTCGGTCCGTGCAGGCGGACGTACACAAACGGGGCGGTGGCGCGCAGCATGCAGGGCAGGTGCGCCCCGCTCATGACGGTGTAGGCGGCGCCGTGGCGTTCCAGCAGCCGGAAGACTTCTTCGTGATTCCAGCTGTCGTGGCGGAACTCCACCGTCACCCTGATGGTGTCGGGAAGTTTCGCCAGGAGGTAATCCAGGCGGCCGTCGTCGCGCTCCATGTCCGGGGAAAGCTGAAGCAGGAACACTCCGCTGCGGTCTCCCAGTGCGGTGAAACAGCGCTCGATCCGGCCGATCCATTCGTCCGGATCCCGCAGCTTCCGCCCGTGGGTGAGTCCCCGGGGAGCCTTGACCGAAAAGACGTACCCTTCCGGCAATCGGTCCCGGTAGGCGGCAAACGCCTCCTCGCGGGGCCAGCGGTAAAAGCTGCCGTTGAACTCCACGGTGTCGAATTCACTCGCATACTTTTCCAGCCATACCCGGGCCGGCACGCCCTTTGGGTACAGCACATTGCGCCAGTGGTTGTAGGCCCAGCCCGATGTTCCGATATGGATGCTCACACCATCCAAACTAGCCGCTGGCTGTGCAGCGTTGCGGGATTGTGCGTGCCGTCTCTCCGGTTCCACACTGGAGGGGGATCCCGCCGTGCCACCCCCTGCAGGCAGGAGCGTCGAATGCGTGATCAATTTCCCGACGGCGTGCTGCCGGATGAGGATTTCCTGCACATGGTGCGGGATCTGCCGTCCGGTCCAACCGCAATCTACGAGGCATGGATGGATCTGGCCCGAATTACCTCCTGGTGGGGCGCGGCGGGTTTTATTGTCCCGCCGGACCGCATCTCCGCCCATCAGCACGTCGGCGGGGACTACCAGGCGTGCATGGTCAATACCGCTACCGGCGACGAATTCTGGTGGGGCGGTGAATACCTGGTCCTCGATCCGCCGCACCGATTGGAAGTGACGCAGCAGTGGCAGCAGCCGGACGGTGCTCCTGCGGGCCCGAAGCGGGTGATCAAAGTCGAGCTGCACCCTATGGACACCGGGGAAGGGCCCCCCGTCACCCGCATGACGTTCCGGGAGGGGCCCTTCGCTGCAGCAGACGGGGAAATCGAAGGATACGAAAGCGGGTGGAACGAGTCCTTCAACCGGCTGGCCGGCTATCTGGCCCGACAACGCGGACCGGAGTGACCCAGCCGTCGGCACAGGCGTGCCCCCGGATGAAATAACCCGGGCCGTGCCGCGGTTGCTACTAGCGTGCCCGGGCAAAAAGGTCCGGAGCGCAAGCAACTGAAAGGCACGTTTCAATGACTGTTCCGCTCTCCATTCTCGATCTCGCCATCATCGATGAGGGCGAGACCGCACGTGATTCCTTTGCTTCTTCACTGGCGCTGGCACAGGAAGCGGAAAAGCTCGGCTATACCCGCATTTGGTACGCCGAACACCACAACATGCCCACCATCGCTTCCTCCGCCACCAGTGTGCTGATCGGCTACATTGCCGCGCACACCCAGAGCATCCGGCTCGGCGCCGGCGGGGTTATGCTGCCCAATCATGCTCCGCTGACCATTGCTGAGCAGTTCGGCACCCTCGAAACGCTGTTCCCGGGCCGCATCGACCTTGGCCTCGGCCGTGCCCCCGGCACCGACCAGAAGACCCTGCATGCCCTGCGCCGGGACCACATGTCCTCGGACAGCTTCCCCCAGGACGTCCAGGAGCTGCAGGGCTACCTGAGCGGCAATACCCTGATTCCGGGCATCAACGCGACGCCGGGTGCAGGCACCAACGTGCCGCTGTACATCCTCGGTTCCTCCCTCTTCGGCGCCAAGCTGGCCGCCGCCCTGGGCCTGCCGTACTCCTTTGCCTCGCACTTCGCACCGCAGGCGCTGCAGGACGCCGTCACCATTTACCGCCGCGACTTCAAGCCCTCGGCCCAGCTGGCCGAGCCGTACGTGATTGCCGGTGTGAACGTGGTGGCCGCCGAGACCACCGAAGAAGCGCAGCA is a genomic window containing:
- a CDS encoding methylenetetrahydrofolate reductase, giving the protein MTEDPTETPSAPARLLTDFSLEMTGKDIGALQEAQPSLPAGTRINVTFLGNEDLPMRVAAAATVRAGGFVPVPHISARRLESREDLGKFLAALEEADATRELFVVGGDPVSPLGPFPDALSVIRSEMLPGHGVRAVSISGYPEGHPDIDTDTLWKALQDKISALDQGGLEASITTQFGFDVAPVLTWLEELRSRGVNAPVRIGVPGPAGVKRLLGYARRFGVASSAGIAHKYGFSLTNLLGTAGPDRFIQDLGQALSPALHGDVRLHFYTFGGIKTTAEWVHGYRS
- a CDS encoding ABC transporter substrate-binding protein, with amino-acid sequence MRKTGVAAVLAAALFGVTGCSGGSPSSETETEASGDLVPIEVGVIPIVDVAPIYLGVEQGFFEDEGLELTLTPAQGGAAIVPAVTSGQMAFGFSNVTSMIVGKSKGLPIRMVAPGASTTGDVDADFASVMTLPGSGIEETADLAGKRVGVNTLNNISDSTISEAVKQAGGDYESIEFVEMQFPDMPAQLDAGNVDAIAAVEPFVTITEAQGAVPVFSNYAEPIKDLTVAVYFTSDQYAQENPETLDKFVRAMTASLEYADANPDEVRAVLPTYTSLEPDVIEQLTLPRYYGEINQDSLEEVMRISLDRGLIEEEPDLEALLPRSG
- a CDS encoding YoaK family protein, with protein sequence MKRLNAVPTERVHLWLMLALTFSTGVIDAVGYLGLDRVFTGNMTGNVVLLGMAFAEGGADLPILRPVLALIFFMLGAALAGRMLRRGPEGWSGRTTVSLMVVAGVITTLAVLTAVVDVQGSSLLGSITTSALAISMGIQAATAKRMKVAEITTVVVTSTITGLASDSRLAGGDSKHWVRRALAIALILLGAVAGAAALQVGLWLGLTISAVISIAVAVTGYVRHHRERSGAGVSA
- a CDS encoding gamma-glutamyltransferase family protein, which encodes MTYTAPASFTTRPTLQGTFGMSASTHWLATASAQAVLERGGNAFDAAVAGAFVLHVVEPHLNGPGGDMTGIFATAENPKEPVVLMGQGPAPAAATREHYLAEGLELVPGAGALAAAVPAAVDAWLLLLRDHGTWELADVLAFAVDYARSGHPVLGRVGATIESVAELFTEHWPTSAAQWMPEDRVPREGEIIRNEAYAKVLDRLIGAGAGAGSRAERIDAARHEWRGGFVARAAAEFAAAPHRHSSGTDHAGVITAADFAAFEAGFEPAVTFDFRGYTIAKTGAWGQGPALLQTLAILAGFDDERLDPSTVLGAHTILEAQKLAIADREAYYGDAEVPLDYLLSEDYAAERRALITDRASSAFRPGTVPGHTPFVPPLRTEYLPPALAGAGGAGFAGVGEPTVMPTGETRGDTCHIDVVDRWGNMVSATPSGGWLQSSPTIPELGFCLGSRLQMTWLEEGAPSTLAPGKRPRTTLTPTLVLKDGKPVVALGSPGGDQQDQWQLLYLLRTIVGGYTPQQAIDAPALHTTSIPGSFWPRTWTPCGAVVEDRLGEDVIAGLEARGHAVTRAGDWALGRLSAVVREPDSGLLQAAANPRGAQGYAAGR
- a CDS encoding L-lactate permease, with the translated sequence MDSFTPSTDPVLNSVALSALVALLPLLTFFFLLAFAKTRAYVAGAWALLVALAVGVFGFGMPLGLALLSATQGAAFGLFPVVWIIVMAVWLYQVTVLSGRFEDLRRVFDAIGGGDLRVQAILVAFCFGGLLEALAGFGAPVAITVTMLLALGIAPIRAATAVLVANTAPVAFGALAIPITTAANLTNYTGDEIGAVVGRQTPVLALFVPLILLFILDGRRGLRDCWPIALFTGVVFSIFQFLCSNYFSYELTDIVASLVALLAAVGFLRFWHPRNGGEAGQRMKAELAEARAGGWTPSGTGAASDVLTSADDTAEDRLTPSRAWMALFPYVAVIVIFGFVNLWTLGIDVPEALAKTNIEIPWPVLHEALLDSNGQTQSSTIYSFEWLISPGTLLLVTGLIVALVYSRFNENGRYPLTMGAAVREIWTTTVRMRSAALTILGVLALAYVMNFSGQTVSIGTWLAATGGFFAFLSPVLGWIGTAVTGSDTSANALFAKLQQTAGIEAGLDPQLMVAANTGGGVMGKLISPQNLAIGAAAVNMSGQESVLLRKVIGWSVLLLLALCILVYLQSTPVLEWMLP
- a CDS encoding L-lactate dehydrogenase; amino-acid sequence: MANITTRPVTKLGIVGAGSVGTSLAYAAIIRDTARRIAIYDIDAVRAEAEGLDLAHGTQFTGANTVTGSGNVEDLAGSDVIVITAGARQQPGQSRLDLAGTNVRILEKLMPQLIAQAPDAVYILVTNPADVLAVAAQKIGGLPRNRIFSSGTVLDTSRLRLLLAREAHVLMTSVHATIIGEHGDSEFPVWSNASIGPVPIREWEISGRQVFTDEFLAAATNDVVNAAYQVIEGKGATNYAIGLAGVRIVEAVLNAENAVLPVAATLEGEYGISGVALSLPSVVGHNGVYKMLEMPLDDEEAGKLTASAETLRSTLDSLGI
- a CDS encoding GntR family transcriptional regulator; amino-acid sequence: MPPGADGSPRIQDTIRQDIIFGRLSPGMRITEASLAERYGISRVPVREALRALEAEGFVDSRPYAGSTVSEIPVDEADDLFAVRAVVEAATARRAAGHAARQLGTGVPDGTWWEARRTIAGILDAGDAAVAAGDLHLLPDLNVRFHLGVAALAGSPSLTALLRQLAGKIEWLYAADVESRGKDSWSEHRRIMAAVDAGETARAAELMEAHVRQSRSGYLSRFGSSRD
- the putP gene encoding sodium/proline symporter PutP; its protein translation is MTDQTYKVIAMTIYMLAMLAIGWWAYRKTNSLDDYMLAGRDLKPGVAALSAGASDMSGWLLMGLPGAIYVSGLVEGWIAVGLTVGAWLNWKFVAPRLRAYTMVANNSITVPSFLENRLRDRSRLLRVVSGLIILVFFTFYVSSGMVAGGVFFESSFGSSYVTGMLIVAVVTIAYTLFGGFLAASYTDVVQGLMMVAALVLVPVVGLVKVGGFGGMTDSLREVNPELLDPVAGGTALGIISALAWGLGYFGQPHIIVRFMALRSPADAKAGRRIGVGWMLFSVVGAILTALVGVAYFQQNNLTLDEPEAVFLSLAQIFFHPLVAGFVLAAVLAAIMSTISSQLIVTSSALVEDLYRIALRREASPRSLVMLGRLGVLVVSVISILIALGRNDTILDLVGFAWAGFGASFGPTILLALFWRRLSTAGALTGMIAGALTAYIWGSVDALSGTLYEIVPGFIINVVLTVVVSLFTHKPSAEVDAEFSDAARLAKEPAQAPEPAAVG